Proteins encoded in a region of the Paenibacillus wynnii genome:
- a CDS encoding LysE/ArgO family amino acid transporter — protein sequence MWEAIIHGIIIAFGLILPLGVQNIFVFNQGALHPKLRHALPVIITASVCDTLLIAAAVGGVSMIVTSIEWMTPVLYGAGAFFLAFMGWKTWTGIPEAGEIKVLSMKGQIGYALSVSLLNPHAIMDTIGVIGTNSLQYDSGERWAFAAATAGVSWLWFIGLAGAGRWLGRVDSSGKIIRLMNIISALLIWGMAIYMGIQLTANL from the coding sequence ATGTGGGAAGCTATTATCCATGGCATTATTATAGCGTTTGGACTTATTTTGCCGCTGGGGGTCCAGAATATATTCGTATTTAATCAGGGGGCGCTCCATCCCAAGCTTCGCCATGCGCTTCCGGTTATTATTACCGCCTCTGTATGTGACACGCTGCTCATTGCTGCTGCAGTAGGCGGTGTCTCGATGATTGTAACGTCGATAGAGTGGATGACACCTGTGTTATATGGAGCCGGTGCGTTTTTTTTAGCATTTATGGGCTGGAAAACATGGACGGGGATTCCGGAGGCTGGAGAAATCAAGGTGCTTTCAATGAAAGGGCAGATCGGGTATGCACTATCGGTATCCCTACTGAATCCTCATGCAATCATGGATACTATAGGGGTTATCGGTACGAATTCCCTGCAATACGACAGCGGGGAACGCTGGGCGTTCGCCGCTGCCACAGCAGGCGTCTCGTGGTTGTGGTTTATTGGACTTGCCGGTGCCGGCAGATGGCTGGGCAGAGTAGATTCCTCAGGTAAAATCATACGGCTGATGAACATCATCTCTGCACTGCTTATATGGGGAATGGCCATTTACATGGGCATTCAGCTAACCGCCAATCTGTGA